The Microcoleus sp. bin38.metabat.b11b12b14.051 genome includes a window with the following:
- a CDS encoding DUF1232 domain-containing protein encodes MSYPLRLLPIFAMIRGQFCGTIEVVAIELSCIMSEKDIFATSSETELLAFYGSLFAIAAADGSVDIDELNLLFKTINLDKFSDSAKAQIQSYTANPPSLDDCLQTLSQSAEPLRLGVMYFLISIAVANKTLHPGESEAIQSAKKMLEVSDLQLQAMQEFIADMKQIQEVAPNKNQSPASFNTGVSQLKNLGIPIDLIDSKRVTTNLSNPETNYSDENFWAKLKKFALTAGREVVEKALTLYYTAQNPNVPPWAKGVVVGALTYFVSPLDAIPDILVGIGFTDDLAVLLGAIATVSVYISADTKAQAQQKMNDWFAK; translated from the coding sequence TTGTCCTACCCTCTAAGATTATTGCCGATTTTTGCGATGATTCGAGGTCAGTTTTGTGGTACGATCGAGGTCGTTGCGATCGAGCTCAGTTGCATCATGTCCGAAAAAGATATTTTTGCTACATCCTCAGAAACTGAACTTTTAGCTTTTTACGGTTCTTTATTTGCGATCGCCGCCGCCGACGGTTCCGTTGATATTGACGAACTAAATTTATTGTTTAAAACCATAAATTTAGACAAATTTTCGGATTCAGCAAAGGCTCAAATCCAATCCTACACAGCTAATCCGCCGTCTCTGGACGATTGTTTGCAAACACTCAGTCAGTCAGCCGAGCCGCTGCGTTTGGGAGTCATGTATTTTTTAATTAGCATTGCTGTAGCAAATAAAACGCTGCATCCCGGAGAAAGCGAGGCGATTCAATCGGCAAAAAAAATGCTGGAAGTTTCCGATTTGCAACTTCAAGCCATGCAGGAATTCATCGCAGACATGAAACAAATACAGGAGGTAGCGCCAAATAAAAATCAATCACCAGCATCCTTCAATACTGGTGTTTCGCAGCTCAAAAATCTGGGCATTCCTATCGATTTAATTGATTCTAAAAGAGTTACAACAAACCTCAGCAATCCGGAAACGAACTATTCCGATGAAAATTTTTGGGCAAAGCTTAAGAAATTTGCTTTAACCGCTGGGCGAGAAGTAGTTGAAAAAGCTTTGACTCTTTATTACACCGCTCAAAATCCTAACGTACCGCCTTGGGCCAAAGGAGTTGTTGTGGGAGCTTTGACTTATTTTGTATCTCCTTTAGATGCGATTCCTGATATCTTAGTCGGGATTGGATTTACAGATGATTTGGCAGTGTTGCTGGGGGCGATTGCTACTGTTTCGGTATACATTAGCGCTGATACTAAAGCACAAGCACAGCAGAAAATGAATGATTGGTTTGCTAAATAA
- a CDS encoding response regulator: MQGNLSEIDIRSILQLIELGQRTGELFVEAYNSTSSTGSQPSQRSLAGQSWYVFCFNGQIIYATQSAGSLFRLRDYLRRYKADSALDKIQVPYMASTNAPEYGYLWALLENHVLTPAQGRNIIHSMIHETLFDLLSLHQGSFTFEMGPALAPQLTSLEISSLLAKIVKQVQQWKQFHPHIQSPNQCPVISDPAELRAALPINTFNTLKRWADGHTSIRQMARYLNRDVLSVAKAIYPFVQQGLVQLFYEPSVAPGNDRTGWSSPETKVKRVVCIDDDNMIRKTVESILNEQGYEATAIGNPLEALSLVFKLKPDLILCDIAMPELDGYEVCAMLRNSSAFRQTPIVMLTGIDGFIDRVKARMAGATDFYTKPFGESELLMLVEKYVGPGYPRAHLSAKLLSRSLEDELESN; encoded by the coding sequence ATGCAGGGAAATTTGAGTGAAATAGACATCCGCAGCATCCTGCAATTAATCGAGTTAGGTCAGCGCACCGGAGAACTGTTCGTAGAGGCCTACAACTCCACCAGCAGCACGGGCAGTCAACCTAGCCAGCGCTCCCTTGCAGGACAATCCTGGTATGTCTTCTGCTTCAACGGTCAGATTATTTACGCTACCCAGAGTGCGGGCAGTTTGTTTCGCTTGCGCGACTACCTGCGCCGCTACAAAGCAGATAGCGCCCTCGACAAAATCCAAGTTCCCTATATGGCATCTACCAATGCCCCAGAATATGGCTACCTGTGGGCCCTGCTAGAAAACCACGTTCTCACCCCAGCTCAAGGGCGGAACATTATCCACAGCATGATCCATGAAACCCTATTTGACTTGCTCAGTCTCCACCAGGGTTCCTTCACTTTTGAAATGGGCCCGGCTTTGGCTCCTCAACTGACCAGCTTAGAAATTAGCTCGTTGCTGGCGAAGATTGTCAAACAAGTGCAGCAGTGGAAGCAGTTTCACCCTCACATTCAGTCACCCAATCAATGCCCGGTGATTTCCGATCCCGCCGAGTTGCGAGCCGCACTGCCGATCAATACCTTTAATACTCTCAAACGCTGGGCCGACGGCCACACTTCTATCCGCCAAATGGCGCGCTACCTCAACCGAGACGTGCTGAGTGTGGCTAAGGCGATTTACCCCTTTGTGCAGCAGGGATTGGTGCAACTATTTTACGAGCCTTCTGTGGCTCCGGGAAACGACAGAACAGGATGGTCGTCTCCTGAAACCAAGGTCAAGAGAGTTGTCTGCATTGATGATGACAACATGATTCGCAAAACAGTTGAGTCAATTTTAAACGAACAGGGTTACGAAGCTACAGCGATCGGCAACCCTCTCGAAGCTTTGAGTTTGGTTTTTAAACTCAAACCCGACTTAATTCTCTGCGATATAGCCATGCCCGAACTTGACGGCTACGAAGTTTGCGCCATGCTGCGAAATTCTAGCGCCTTCCGGCAGACGCCGATCGTCATGCTGACGGGTATCGACGGATTTATCGATCGCGTTAAAGCCCGGATGGCCGGAGCCACAGACTTCTACACCAAGCCTTTCGGCGAAAGCGAGTTATTAATGCTGGTAGAAAAATATGTAGGCCCGGGCTACCCTCGGGCGCATCTATCGGCAAAATTATTAAGCCGATCGCTAGAAGATGAATTAGAGTCAAATTGA
- a CDS encoding zinc ribbon domain-containing protein, whose product MQLVILVVANKILNMPVYDYFCTQNKQQLEVSHSMNLEVSTWGQLCELAKCSLGDTPADAPVRRMLSAPRLLKPTSDTDYKNSGFSKYVKRDEGVYENVTAKDGESRIVNREGKPLKN is encoded by the coding sequence GTGCAATTAGTAATTTTAGTAGTTGCCAACAAGATTTTAAATATGCCTGTATACGATTATTTTTGTACCCAAAACAAGCAGCAGTTAGAAGTTTCGCACAGCATGAACCTGGAAGTTTCGACTTGGGGACAACTGTGCGAGTTGGCTAAGTGCTCCCTAGGGGACACTCCCGCAGATGCTCCGGTACGCCGAATGCTGAGCGCCCCGAGGTTGCTGAAGCCGACATCCGACACCGATTATAAAAATTCTGGTTTCAGCAAGTACGTAAAGCGGGATGAAGGGGTTTATGAAAATGTCACCGCTAAAGATGGTGAAAGCCGCATTGTCAATCGAGAAGGCAAGCCGCTAAAAAACTGA
- a CDS encoding TspO/MBR family protein has protein sequence MIKSWMVIGGVVLVVALAINRLATSDIQWFNRLVRPRWLKIEAAIPIIWTVIFICGAWSAVIVWEQAPGTQDTWLRMGFYLLLEIVTMSYTSVMCKLRSLKIGTIIGGTGAILSVLLAISVLQVSQPAALLLLPYILWSPIGTYTTWAMMHLNPADV, from the coding sequence ATGATTAAATCCTGGATGGTAATTGGAGGTGTCGTTTTGGTAGTAGCTTTAGCGATTAACAGACTCGCGACCAGCGATATCCAATGGTTCAACAGATTAGTCCGTCCGAGATGGCTAAAAATTGAAGCAGCAATTCCGATAATTTGGACAGTCATTTTTATTTGTGGAGCTTGGTCGGCGGTGATTGTTTGGGAGCAAGCGCCGGGAACTCAAGATACTTGGCTGAGAATGGGTTTTTACCTGCTTTTAGAAATAGTAACTATGTCTTATACGTCGGTTATGTGCAAACTCAGGAGTCTAAAAATCGGTACGATAATCGGCGGAACTGGCGCTATTTTAAGCGTGCTGCTAGCTATCAGCGTGTTGCAAGTTTCGCAGCCTGCTGCGTTGCTGTTGCTGCCTTATATCCTCTGGAGTCCGATCGGCACTTACACCACTTGGGCAATGATGCACCTCAATCCTGCCGATGTTTAA
- a CDS encoding CHAT domain-containing protein: MNEQDTAISEIIRGTRDALGMSAGDITNQQAANRPNSTPARSRSTIYPKLQQIYQILIQPIATLLPAAPNAPIIFIPHQSLFLVFFATLQDETGQYLIEKQTILTAPAIQILQLTRQSRQKNRQLALSNNLVVGNPIMPKIGNPPQQLPPLPGSEQEAITIAQLLNTQAITGSQATKASIAQLMVKARIIHLATHGLLNEVKTRGLPGAIALAPSGNDDGLLTYSEILDLKLNAELVVLSACNTGRGTLTGDGVVGLSRALISAGVPSILVSLWLVPDVATAELMVEFYRQLQQNPNKAQALRQAMLMTMKMHPDPPVLGGVYADW, encoded by the coding sequence TTGAACGAGCAAGATACCGCCATTTCTGAGATAATTCGCGGCACTCGCGATGCTCTGGGTATGTCGGCGGGAGACATCACCAATCAACAAGCAGCTAATCGCCCTAATTCTACCCCTGCTCGTTCTCGTAGCACAATCTACCCCAAATTACAGCAAATTTATCAAATACTCATTCAACCAATTGCGACTCTTTTACCCGCAGCTCCCAATGCTCCCATCATCTTCATTCCCCATCAATCCCTGTTTTTAGTTTTCTTTGCGACATTACAAGATGAAACAGGTCAATATCTGATTGAAAAACAGACCATCCTCACCGCTCCGGCAATTCAAATTTTGCAGTTAACCCGCCAATCACGGCAAAAAAACCGACAACTTGCTCTCTCAAATAACCTGGTTGTCGGCAATCCCATTATGCCCAAGATTGGCAACCCGCCGCAGCAATTACCTCCCTTACCAGGCAGCGAACAGGAAGCAATTACCATTGCCCAACTTCTGAATACTCAAGCAATTACAGGCTCTCAAGCGACTAAAGCATCGATCGCGCAACTGATGGTAAAAGCGCGGATTATTCATCTGGCAACTCACGGATTACTCAATGAAGTGAAGACACGAGGTTTACCGGGAGCGATCGCCCTTGCTCCATCAGGAAATGATGACGGATTGCTGACTTATAGCGAAATATTAGATTTAAAATTAAATGCTGAATTAGTGGTATTAAGTGCTTGCAATACTGGCAGAGGAACACTCACAGGTGATGGCGTGGTTGGGTTATCTCGTGCTTTAATTAGTGCTGGAGTTCCGAGTATTCTGGTTTCTCTGTGGTTAGTACCCGATGTGGCGACAGCGGAATTAATGGTAGAATTTTATCGCCAGTTACAGCAAAACCCGAATAAAGCTCAAGCTTTGCGGCAAGCGATGCTGATGACAATGAAGATGCACCCTGATCCGCCTGTCTTGGGCGGCGTTTACGCTGATTGGTGA
- the hslO gene encoding Hsp33 family molecular chaperone HslO: MADQLIRATAADGGIRAVAVITTRLTEEARGRHKLSYVATAALGRTMSAGLLLASSMKRPESRVNIRIKGDGPLGGLLVDAGLDGTVRGYVDNPEVELPPNAIGKLDVGGAIGDGYLYVVRDVGYGFPYSSTVELVSGEIGDDLTHYLATSEQTPSALVVGVFVGAAGVQASGGVLLQVLPKAATDEELVQTLESRVAGLSGFTPLLRSGKTLHQILEDLLGDMGLEIFPETQMVRFHCGCSFDRVLGALKMLGEAELQDMIEKDGGAEATCHFCNQVYKANSDKLAELIGELRSNSGS; encoded by the coding sequence ATGGCCGATCAATTAATTCGCGCAACAGCCGCAGATGGCGGAATTCGCGCTGTAGCCGTCATTACCACCCGCCTCACCGAAGAAGCAAGAGGGCGCCACAAGCTCTCCTACGTCGCTACAGCCGCCCTCGGCCGCACGATGTCGGCTGGGCTGTTACTCGCCTCCAGCATGAAGCGGCCTGAATCGAGAGTCAATATTCGCATTAAAGGAGATGGGCCCCTGGGCGGACTTCTGGTTGATGCCGGACTTGATGGTACGGTTCGAGGTTATGTGGACAATCCTGAAGTGGAATTGCCTCCCAATGCGATCGGCAAACTTGATGTGGGCGGAGCTATTGGTGATGGTTATTTGTACGTGGTGCGAGATGTGGGATACGGATTCCCTTATTCAAGTACCGTAGAGTTGGTTTCCGGCGAAATTGGTGACGATCTGACTCACTATTTGGCAACCTCCGAGCAGACACCTTCGGCTCTGGTTGTGGGAGTGTTTGTGGGGGCTGCGGGGGTGCAAGCGTCTGGGGGCGTGCTGTTGCAGGTTCTGCCGAAGGCGGCAACGGATGAAGAATTGGTGCAAACTCTAGAATCTAGAGTGGCTGGACTCTCGGGTTTTACCCCGCTGCTACGATCGGGCAAAACGCTGCATCAGATTCTCGAAGATTTACTCGGTGATATGGGCCTGGAAATTTTCCCGGAAACTCAGATGGTGCGCTTTCATTGCGGCTGTTCGTTCGATCGAGTTTTGGGCGCTTTGAAAATGTTGGGCGAAGCCGAACTCCAAGACATGATCGAAAAAGATGGCGGGGCTGAGGCTACTTGCCATTTCTGCAATCAGGTTTACAAGGCTAACAGCGACAAACTCGCCGAGCTGATCGGGGAGTTGCGATCGAACTCTGGTTCTTGA
- the hmpF gene encoding pilus motility taxis protein HmpF, whose protein sequence is MLYLAEVQKQRSGFGLGGGKAELKLLACQRGEHNWAAVPGDDAIPVEEANKFNDGTLVLVELSSNKQVQRIQEAARQLVSILQNFSRLQDKFKDKEEEIEQWKASLTFSSQELNRREMEMQAREEQLAQMEDELERLEAQRSEIENTRDEANRLRDEVDRSRTEMEMAWEQLRGEQQQVAAQQSQAPQGAVVDEQQAIRIQELMNKLGGAISAAQGVREQLNQSFGVVGSQQAILDLHWQQLEQKRANAQQQQEEVDRQNQSLQSRWQEWYQSQDALAQARAELKGNQCTLSAKQEQAQSMSLQVKSVENMYQQISGLASGSGAGATEQLVDVSALEKMPVDELQGLVQHLQQDLEKVFRFVNDQEEELTLQQETIEELQAKIQAASEYDRMALENEMADELESYQMLNETLVGQRLRLQERESVLKQHQGVLWRRLGTANPQKTEPGDIDLGPIVAQLNTQRQQQSQNLQRLETEIQQVQEAISQIEGNVNRQNRENEAKRNELKQLQQNLFNQKGAVAELWGRVNVYQEMLQPVQDNLSGLRQKLEAVGGELDRVQETGQQQDSLVSDLRQALSSFLPGA, encoded by the coding sequence GTGCTGTATCTAGCGGAAGTACAAAAACAGAGAAGCGGCTTTGGTCTCGGTGGCGGTAAGGCTGAACTGAAACTGCTAGCTTGTCAGCGAGGCGAACACAATTGGGCCGCCGTACCGGGCGATGACGCGATTCCAGTTGAGGAAGCTAATAAGTTTAACGACGGCACCCTAGTGCTGGTGGAGTTGAGCTCTAACAAGCAAGTGCAGCGGATTCAGGAGGCGGCCCGCCAGTTGGTGAGCATTCTGCAAAATTTCTCGCGCTTGCAGGACAAGTTTAAGGATAAGGAAGAGGAAATTGAACAGTGGAAGGCTTCTCTGACGTTTTCGAGTCAGGAGCTCAATCGCCGGGAAATGGAAATGCAAGCCCGCGAAGAGCAGTTGGCTCAAATGGAAGACGAGCTGGAGCGACTTGAGGCTCAGCGATCGGAAATTGAAAACACTCGAGATGAAGCTAACCGACTGCGAGATGAGGTCGATCGCAGTCGCACAGAAATGGAGATGGCTTGGGAACAGTTGCGGGGCGAACAGCAGCAGGTGGCGGCCCAGCAGTCTCAAGCTCCTCAGGGAGCGGTTGTTGACGAGCAACAGGCGATCCGGATTCAGGAGTTGATGAACAAGCTGGGAGGAGCAATTTCTGCGGCCCAAGGAGTTCGAGAACAACTGAATCAGTCTTTTGGTGTTGTGGGATCTCAGCAGGCAATTCTGGATTTGCACTGGCAGCAGTTGGAGCAAAAACGGGCAAACGCTCAGCAACAGCAAGAAGAGGTTGATCGACAAAATCAGAGCCTTCAAAGTCGCTGGCAGGAGTGGTATCAATCCCAAGATGCTTTGGCGCAAGCTCGCGCGGAACTCAAAGGGAACCAATGTACCCTCAGCGCTAAGCAGGAGCAGGCTCAGTCTATGTCTTTGCAGGTGAAGTCTGTTGAGAATATGTACCAGCAAATCTCCGGGCTGGCGTCTGGTTCGGGTGCTGGAGCTACGGAACAGTTAGTAGATGTGTCTGCTCTGGAGAAGATGCCGGTTGACGAGTTGCAAGGGCTGGTGCAACACCTGCAACAGGATTTGGAAAAGGTGTTCCGGTTTGTTAACGATCAAGAGGAAGAGTTGACTCTCCAACAGGAGACTATCGAGGAACTTCAAGCCAAAATTCAAGCTGCTAGCGAGTACGATCGCATGGCTTTGGAAAATGAAATGGCTGATGAACTCGAAAGTTATCAGATGTTGAATGAAACTTTGGTAGGACAGCGCCTCCGCTTGCAGGAACGGGAAAGTGTTTTGAAGCAGCATCAGGGGGTGCTGTGGCGTCGCTTGGGTACTGCTAATCCTCAAAAAACAGAGCCCGGAGATATTGATTTGGGGCCGATCGTTGCACAGCTCAATACTCAACGCCAGCAGCAAAGCCAAAATTTGCAACGGCTGGAAACCGAAATTCAGCAGGTGCAGGAGGCAATATCTCAAATTGAGGGAAATGTCAACCGTCAAAATCGGGAAAATGAAGCAAAACGCAATGAACTTAAGCAGTTACAGCAGAATTTGTTCAACCAGAAAGGTGCTGTGGCTGAACTCTGGGGCCGGGTGAATGTTTATCAAGAAATGTTGCAACCGGTACAGGACAATTTGAGCGGGCTGCGCCAAAAGCTGGAAGCGGTGGGGGGAGAACTCGATCGCGTGCAAGAAACTGGACAGCAGCAAGATAGCCTAGTTTCCGATTTGCGGCAAGCTCTTTCGAGTTTTCTGCCCGGTGCTTAA
- a CDS encoding Crp/Fnr family transcriptional regulator — MPPTSKALLAEVQHNTGATRNLHFYAKGESIPLMSQGLWRVCQGLAQLSTLYPTGEEGLLGWVGPSMCFGLWLTSLQTYRATATSDVYLMWYSMVEIEASPQLAHELLPQMVRRLRQMESILAIAGQRRVEDRLYQLLLLLQQDFGQPVVEGTRLSIRLTHQDIANAICTTRVTVTRMLGKLQQQGLISRDGDRHLILNKGVFASTSDLFGCNPQAV, encoded by the coding sequence ATGCCACCAACATCGAAAGCACTTTTAGCGGAAGTCCAGCATAACACGGGAGCGACTCGAAACTTGCATTTTTATGCCAAGGGCGAAAGCATTCCTTTAATGTCCCAAGGGCTGTGGCGCGTCTGTCAAGGTTTAGCACAACTGAGCACGCTTTATCCCACCGGGGAAGAGGGACTTTTGGGTTGGGTGGGGCCTTCGATGTGTTTTGGTTTGTGGTTGACAAGCTTGCAGACTTACCGAGCTACGGCTACATCTGATGTTTATTTGATGTGGTATTCTATGGTGGAAATCGAAGCTTCTCCTCAATTGGCTCACGAGTTGCTGCCTCAAATGGTGCGGCGGTTGCGGCAAATGGAGTCAATTTTGGCGATCGCCGGACAGCGCCGAGTAGAAGACCGTTTGTATCAACTTCTGCTATTATTGCAACAGGACTTCGGTCAGCCTGTGGTTGAGGGAACTCGTTTGAGCATCCGCTTGACACATCAAGATATTGCTAATGCTATTTGTACGACGCGGGTAACTGTAACGCGAATGTTGGGAAAATTGCAGCAACAAGGGTTAATCAGTCGAGATGGCGATCGGCATTTAATACTTAATAAAGGTGTTTTTGCCTCCACATCTGATTTGTTTGGCTGCAATCCTCAAGCAGTTTAG
- a CDS encoding transposase — translation MQTLTYEYKLDPTPEQSPDDEKSLEICLAAYNYTLPKRKEGVNSRQCSVNSGSLKQEYILPVGAPRRTFYTQCKSLARAKETNRNLKIARTHVLPQVLTSLEALLFVAMCDQGRGWSLFDRQIDSFVSAQLNKVSVKPERVNIPKICPLKMRLSHPLPLGGFVRQVRVAKQANGFSVKLAPQAPVEIPQSMAYSCGVGMDLGMQHFLATCGGQLIARPRFFVRRQCKLKLLQRQLKHQTRGFRELQRLQRRIALHHEFIWNAQKDFHFKTTHHLCDSAGMIFGLNLNFQAMSAGMLCKHTLDAGFEQFVNILAHRCFNPDVCEAKVDANSTSKTCRYFQTRTSQ, via the coding sequence ATGCAAACACTAACCTACGAGTACAAATTAGACCCGACGCCGGAACAGTCACCAGATGATGAAAAATCGCTTGAGATTTGTCTGGCGGCCTACAACTATACCTTGCCAAAACGCAAGGAAGGAGTCAATTCTCGTCAGTGTAGTGTCAATAGTGGCAGTTTAAAGCAGGAATATATTTTGCCTGTGGGGGCACCTAGACGTACTTTCTACACTCAATGCAAGTCGCTGGCTCGCGCCAAAGAAACTAATCGAAACCTCAAGATTGCACGTACTCATGTACTGCCGCAGGTTCTCACAAGCCTTGAAGCGTTATTATTTGTAGCAATGTGCGATCAAGGTCGCGGTTGGTCTCTGTTCGATCGGCAGATAGACTCATTTGTATCTGCCCAATTGAACAAAGTGTCAGTCAAACCAGAGAGGGTAAACATACCTAAAATATGCCCGCTCAAGATGCGTTTATCTCACCCCTTGCCGTTGGGCGGCTTCGTCAGGCAAGTTAGGGTAGCAAAACAGGCAAATGGATTCTCTGTCAAGCTTGCACCGCAAGCACCAGTAGAAATTCCTCAATCCATGGCATATAGTTGTGGAGTTGGCATGGATTTAGGAATGCAGCATTTTCTGGCAACCTGTGGCGGCCAATTAATTGCTAGACCTCGGTTCTTTGTGCGGCGACAGTGCAAGCTGAAATTGCTGCAACGTCAATTAAAGCACCAGACTAGAGGTTTTAGAGAATTGCAACGGCTCCAACGCAGAATTGCTCTTCATCACGAATTCATCTGGAACGCTCAAAAGGACTTTCATTTTAAAACCACTCATCACTTGTGCGACAGCGCTGGAATGATATTTGGTCTTAATTTAAATTTCCAAGCAATGTCAGCCGGAATGTTGTGCAAACATACCCTTGATGCTGGGTTTGAACAGTTTGTGAATATCTTGGCTCATCGGTGTTTCAATCCAGATGTCTGTGAAGCAAAAGTAGATGCCAACAGCACAAGCAAAACTTGTCGCTATTTTCAAACTCGTACAAGTCAATAA
- a CDS encoding NAD-dependent epimerase/dehydratase family protein, which yields MKVAIVGCGYVGTATARHLQGKSDCTVTATTTTASRVSELQGVAQRVAVVKGNDAGAIVRLLQDQDAVMLCVGAPNPQAYRESYLETATTLVSVLQQIPTVKQVIYTGTYSVYGDCQGKLVDEESPVAPANPNGEILAETEGVLLAASSPNLQVCILRLGGIYGPGRELVKIFRGWAGITRPGAGEDATNWVHRDDIVGGLTFALDNRLQGIYNLVGDVSLSSRELLDRIFETNNLPKATWDTSASSVRPYNARVSNQKIKAAGYQFIHPEITEF from the coding sequence ATGAAAGTTGCGATCGTCGGCTGCGGCTATGTGGGTACTGCGACAGCCCGACATTTACAAGGTAAATCTGATTGTACCGTGACGGCGACAACTACGACGGCGAGCCGAGTCAGTGAATTGCAGGGTGTCGCCCAGCGGGTGGCTGTAGTCAAGGGAAATGACGCAGGGGCGATCGTCCGTTTGCTGCAAGACCAAGATGCTGTTATGCTGTGCGTCGGTGCTCCAAATCCTCAGGCTTATCGAGAAAGTTACTTAGAGACTGCGACAACTTTGGTATCGGTTTTACAGCAGATACCGACAGTCAAGCAGGTGATTTATACGGGTACTTATTCTGTGTATGGCGACTGTCAAGGTAAACTGGTAGATGAAGAATCGCCCGTAGCACCAGCCAATCCCAACGGTGAGATTCTCGCCGAAACCGAAGGAGTTTTATTAGCAGCATCAAGTCCCAATCTGCAAGTTTGCATTCTCCGTTTGGGTGGCATTTACGGGCCCGGGCGAGAATTAGTTAAAATATTCCGAGGCTGGGCTGGGATCACTCGTCCGGGCGCGGGGGAAGATGCGACAAATTGGGTGCATCGGGATGATATAGTTGGGGGATTAACCTTTGCGCTGGACAATCGGTTGCAGGGGATTTACAATTTAGTTGGGGATGTGTCTCTATCGAGTCGCGAATTGCTCGATCGCATTTTTGAAACTAACAATCTACCGAAAGCTACTTGGGATACATCTGCCAGCAGCGTGCGGCCCTATAATGCTAGGGTATCGAATCAAAAGATCAAGGCGGCTGGTTATCAATTTATCCATCCTGAAATTACCGAGTTTTAA
- the tilS gene encoding tRNA lysidine(34) synthetase TilS, whose translation MPESSNWTHLHAQLHRTLLQRQILPSNQRLLVAVSGGQDSLCALKLLLDLQPKWGWNLAIVHCDHGWRSDSQSNANHVENLAKNWGISYYLQTASDILKTEAAARQWRYQALIEIAIAHNYPYIVTGHTASDRAETLLYNLIRGSGADGLSALTWTRPLFDFRLPILDFRLGNSDANHNSQMSADFRLGNSDANHNSQISANFRSDNLDQNPKSKIQNLKSKIYLVRPLLEITRSQTGQFCQDQKLPIWEDSTNQDLQYARNRIRSQLLPYLETHFNPKAQQALAQTAELLRADVEYLELAATELLQRAISPIADNEQVKIQLPVKLNRQTLRDAPLALQRRAMRQVLQRILPCAPSFEHVEKLTSLIAAANRSQTDPFPGGAIARVENPWIAIGI comes from the coding sequence ATGCCTGAATCTTCCAATTGGACGCACCTCCACGCTCAACTGCACCGGACGCTGCTGCAACGACAAATATTGCCCTCAAATCAGCGATTGTTAGTAGCAGTATCCGGCGGGCAAGATTCTCTATGCGCGCTCAAATTATTGCTCGATTTGCAGCCAAAATGGGGGTGGAATCTAGCCATTGTTCACTGCGATCACGGCTGGCGTTCAGATTCACAATCTAATGCAAATCATGTAGAAAATTTAGCTAAAAATTGGGGAATATCCTATTATTTGCAAACAGCCTCGGACATCCTGAAAACTGAAGCAGCCGCCAGACAGTGGCGGTATCAAGCTTTAATCGAAATTGCGATCGCCCACAACTACCCCTACATTGTGACAGGCCACACAGCCAGCGATCGCGCCGAAACACTTCTCTACAACCTAATTCGCGGTAGCGGCGCCGATGGACTTTCCGCCCTGACTTGGACGCGGCCCCTGTTCGATTTTCGATTGCCGATTTTAGATTTTCGATTGGGGAATTCCGACGCAAATCATAACTCCCAAATGTCTGCTGATTTTCGATTGGGGAATTCCGACGCAAATCATAACTCCCAAATATCGGCTAATTTTCGATCGGACAATCTCGATCAAAATCCAAAATCTAAAATCCAAAATCTAAAATCTAAAATCTACTTGGTTCGTCCCTTGCTGGAAATAACCCGATCGCAAACAGGTCAATTTTGTCAAGACCAAAAACTACCTATTTGGGAAGATTCCACCAATCAAGATTTGCAATATGCCCGCAACCGAATTCGATCGCAATTATTGCCATATTTAGAAACTCATTTCAATCCAAAAGCGCAACAAGCCCTGGCTCAAACAGCCGAACTCCTGCGCGCCGACGTAGAATATCTCGAACTTGCAGCTACCGAATTGCTACAGCGAGCAATCTCTCCAATTGCAGACAACGAGCAGGTGAAAATTCAACTTCCCGTCAAGCTAAATCGCCAGACTTTGCGAGACGCACCCCTAGCATTGCAACGGCGCGCAATGCGGCAGGTATTGCAGCGAATATTGCCCTGTGCGCCGAGTTTTGAACACGTAGAAAAACTCACCAGCTTAATTGCAGCAGCCAACCGATCGCAAACCGATCCTTTTCCTGGAGGAGCGATCGCCAGAGTTGAAAATCCTTGGATCGCGATCGGCATTTAA